DNA from Gramella sp. MAR_2010_147:
TAAAGCATCATAGGCCATAAGTCTGATTTAAAATTTCTTTAATAATCCCAGTCTTACTAATAAATTTATTTTTCGAGATTTTTTTAGGTTTTCCACTAGAAACTTAAGATCGTTTAATTCTTCAACCTCCTTTAAAAACGCCTTAAAATGATCTTGAATTACTTTTTCTCTTTCCGCAAGAATCAATGATTCATTTTCAGCTAAAGCACTTATCCCTTCTGAATTGACAATGCTTAGTTGAAGATCAACTTTTTTATAAGTACAGTTCTCCTTAAACAGTGATATAATCAAAAATTTCCAATCAGATACAATTTTCAAAGTTTCGTCATACTTACCTGCCTTATAAAATAATTCCTTTCTTATAAAAACCGATTGATGACATACAGTTCCGTATAGCAAATCTGAAAATCGTAATTGCTGTGGATATTCTATTAATTTAAGTTGATCCTTTTCCTCTACAAGCACATTAAAATAAATTATCTCTTCATGTGCTAAATGTCCATAACTTTCTTCAAGAATATCATTTGTATTCAAGAGATCACCACTATTTAAGAATAATAAATATCGGCCAGTGGACATTTCAATCCCTTTGTTCATGGCATTATAAATTCCACTATCGGGTTCACTAACCCAACGATCTATCTTCTCATTATGACTTTCAATTAGCTTTTTACTCCCATCTGAAGAGGCACCATCAATAACTATAAATTCAAATTCCTGCCAGGTTTGTTCAAAAACACTTTTCAACGTCCTCTCCAAACCTTTTACATCATTGAGGTTTACCGTAATAATAGATATTAATGGTCTTCTAGGCATCTAACTTAGAAATTTTTTACGATACACTTTCCTTATCCCCTCTTGAAGTTTAATACTGTATTTCCAGCCCAGATCTTCTATTAAAGAAACATCTAACAGTTTTCTTGGAGTGCCAT
Protein-coding regions in this window:
- a CDS encoding glycosyltransferase family 2 protein — translated: MPRRPLISIITVNLNDVKGLERTLKSVFEQTWQEFEFIVIDGASSDGSKKLIESHNEKIDRWVSEPDSGIYNAMNKGIEMSTGRYLLFLNSGDLLNTNDILEESYGHLAHEEIIYFNVLVEEKDQLKLIEYPQQLRFSDLLYGTVCHQSVFIRKELFYKAGKYDETLKIVSDWKFLIISLFKENCTYKKVDLQLSIVNSEGISALAENESLILAEREKVIQDHFKAFLKEVEELNDLKFLVENLKKSRKINLLVRLGLLKKF